tggcaattttaaaattattatcggaAGAAGTATTTGACTTTTCTAGTGGACAAATGACACAAACAAAAGCGAAACATTTGAAAGATACAATGTGTAGTGAATTCTCACATATTTTTCATCTCTGTCAGTTTGTATTGGATAATTCACAGAATGTTCAATTGGTGGCAGTTACATTAGAAACTCTTTTAAGGTTTTTAAATTGGATTCCTTTGggatatatttttgaaacaaaattaatcaGTACTTTAGTATTCAAGgtaaatataacatattttttattaatttttgttatttaatattatagtatttttattattttctttacagTTCTTAAATGTACCAATATTCAGAAACATAACATTGAAATGCTTGACTGAAATCGCTGGTGTTACAGTAACAACTTATGACGACGTATTCGTAATGTTGTTTGTTAATGTAATGCGACAGTTAGAACAGATTCTACCCCTTGATACGAATATACGCGAAGCATATGCAGCTGGTGGAGATcaagaacaaaatttcattcagaATTTAGCTATATTCCTTTGCACATACCTAAAAGAACATGGgcaatttatagaaaaaaagcaattaaatgaattactaCTCAAAGCATTGCACTACCTTGTTTTAATTTCTGAGGTTGAagaagttgaaatatttaagatcTGTTTGGAATATTGGAATGCACTAGCAATGGATTTATATAGAGCAAATCCTTTTGCCCCCCCAACGCCGTTATTTATGGTTAAAAATATGACTCTCCCATCTAGGAGATTATTCTATTGCCCGGTTTTGACTAAAGTACGATATATCATGATCAGCAGAATGGCTAAACCAGAAGAAGTTCTTGTTGTAGAAAATGAGAATGGGGAAGTTGTTAGAGAATTTATGAAAGACACtgattctattaatttatataaaaatatgagagAAACTCTTGTGTATCTTACTCATCTTGACTATATGGATACTGAAAGAATAATGACAGAGAAGCTACAAAACCAAGTAAATGGAACAGAATGGTCTTGGAAAAATCTCAATGCGGTAAACATATGCTTAAGATGttattatagcatttataataaaaatactaaggTATACTAacagtttcaatttttttattagttatGCTGGGCAATAGGCAGCATTTCTGGTGCAATGCACGAAGAGGATGAAAAGCGATTTTTGGTAACTGTTATCAAAGATCTTCTTGGTCTTTGTGAgcaaaagaaaggaaaagataataaagCTATTATTGctagtaatattatgtatgtagTTGGGCAATATCCAAGATTTCTCAGAGCgcattggaaatttttaaagactgttgtaaataaactatttgaatttatgCATGGTAAGGATACTACATCGTATAACGATTCCACAACATTATAGattcaatgtaaaaatatattaagtaatttaaatattcttatagAAACTCATGATGGTGTACAAGATATGGCCTGtgatacatttataaaaatagcatTGAAATGTAGGCGACATTTTGTTACACCACAAACAGGAGAATTGGTACCTTTTATTGAAGAAATCCTTTCTACTATTAGTAGTATCATTTGTGATCTTCAAACACAGCAGGTAAAATCACTGAAAACATGCGAAATAgttatgttatatatgttacatgcaaaaatttttaatatatttattgatgaTACGTATATTGAATACaactttctctttatttacaTGTTCATGCTATAATATAGGTACATACATTTTATGAAGCAGTTGGGTATATGATATTTGCACAGACAGACACAGTAATGCAAGAAGAATTAATAGAACGATATATGCTTTTACCAAATCAAGTGTGGGATGACATAATAAGTCAAGCATctaaagtaaatattaaaaaatcagaaaTGCTTTATAACTTAATGTTCTTCTAATTAATTCTTGCTtaacttaataaaaaatattttatttaagaatgtAGATGTATTAAAAGATCAAGAAGCTATCAAACAACTTACTAGTATTTTGAAAACAAATGTAAGGGCTTGTAAAGCACTTGGTCATCCATACGTGATACAGTTAGGAAGAATATATTTAGATATGTTGAACGTTTATAAGGTATATTAATactgtttaataatttattgaacacttaaatatatatattagcgTTTAACCATCTTTTTCAGGTTATGAGTGAGAATATAAGTGCTGCAATAGCTTTGAATGGTGAGGTAGTAATGGAGCAATCTTTAATTAAGAGTATGAGAGTAGTGAAGaaggaaacattaaaattgaTCTCAGAATGGGTCAGCAGAACAACTGATCGTCAaatggtaaaattttattaatctaatGGTTATATCTTCTAAAGATTGTTAGTATCAtcaaaacaatttaatttattgtatacATCATAATCAGGTCTTAGATAGCTTTTTACCACCTTTATTGGATGCCGTCTTATTGGATTATCAAAAAACAGAAGTTCATTGTGCTCGAGAACCAGAGGTGCTAAGTGCTATAGCCACTATCGTAAATAAATTGGAATGTTACATTACCAGTGAAATACCCAAAATATTTGATGCTGTGTTTGAATGTACTttagaaatgataaataaggattttgaagaatttccGGAACACAgaacgaatttctttttacttttacagGTAACTATATGTAATATTCATTACTTACGAATCGTTTtgttatgtaatttaaatattacagtttgaacatttttatattttaggaAGTAAATGTTTCTTGTTTCTCTGCATTTCTTATAATTCCACCAGCACAATTTAAGCTTGTACTTGATTCTATAATCTGGGCTTTCAAGCATACAATGAGGAATGTTGCAGATATAGGGTTACAAATATTGTATcaacttttacaaaatattgaaatttctgcTCCCGATGCTCAAAACTTCTATCAGACATACTTTACAGATATCCTGCAACATATATTCAGTGTAGTTACAGATTCATCACACATAGCAGGTATGTACATACAAACAATACCAACATGattattaaagtttattttgatataattaatttcgtttttgttataatCATTTAGGCCTTAATATGCATGCTACAATTCTGGCATACATGTTTTCATTGGTTGAACTTGGGCGAATCAAAGTTCCATTGGGACCTGTACCAGATAACACATTATACGTTCAAGAATTTGTTGCAAGATTGCTTAAAACAGCATTTCCACATTTAACTGATAATCAGATTAAAATAACTGTACAAGGTTTATTTAATCTTAATCAAGATATCCCAGCATTCAAAGAACATCTTAGAGATTTCCTTGTTGAAATTAGAGTGAGTGTTGCTATTTTATGGGTGATATTTCCTGTTTATGATTccttgtttatatttatacaataattgagtacaaatatataattaaataaataaattgttttctaaAGGAATACACCGGTGAAGACGATTCAGATCTGTATCTCGAAGAGAGAGAAACTGCATTACGATTGGCACAAGAAGAGAAAAGGTTACAGCAAATGGCAGTACCAGGAATACTTAATCCTCACGAAATACCAGAAGAGATGCAGGACTGAATTTACCAGTCATCTTCGTTAACTGCTTTCTGTACATCTCAATAAGAAACATTCTGTTACACAGACTATTCTATCCTTTGATCTGCGATGTTTCCCACATGTACCACAGCTGCCATCAAGAtggatatacattatatactttttaaagcCAAGTTTACAATATAACATTCTTGTAAAGGAGGTAAGCCCGAAACGCGCTGATTGTctgttatacaattttaaaagaattgaaaCTTCTGTTATGAGTAACAGGTGAATGCACGCTGAGCAATACTATTTTATGTAgtgaataaaataacatttatacaGTGTTATTTAGTGgttttaacgaatatttctttaataacgATGTTTCCCAAACGTGTTATTTGGTACTGATACAGTAATAATGCGTATgctaaaattttgatttacgttaaaatacgtcctataaaaagaaattaaaggattacatttatttctatatatgttttttattgttatcattacataaattttaatgttaagTATAtgataacatttaataaaattaaataatcttataataataatgagcAACCGTACGATATTTGATATTGGTGAGTGCGCTACATTCTAAGGTATACATGCAagtaaaatcattttctaaaCTAAATTGGATTCGAGATATGATGTTTAATTCATATTATACATGAAATAGTATTGTTTAAGCAAATTTAGAGGATGTTACACGTATATGTGTGTGTTTGCATAAAGTTGTATGATAATGCTattaatattaccatatatagatatataggttcatagtatataaatatatatgatcTGCAAATCATAcagagaaattttgtaaattaaaaactacATGTCGTATATAgcatttgtttaaatttcacttttctGATATTCCCTACTCTTCAATGATAAATAAGTTTTGGataaactaattaatttttgttgtatttaACTATGataagtaaatgaaaaatatacatatatgtatatgtatgtgtgtatatatatatatatgtgtgtgtatatgtatgtatgtatgtatatacacatatgtgtatatttaaaaattttctctcagtacataaatacttttcttttttttttttttttttttttttgttctagTACTTTAGCAATGAAAATAGTTTATAGGTAGTTTAAATAACATTGTCTGGGGGAAAGGTTTCTAACATTTATGttttgtttatacaaaattttatttttgggTCTACTTCTACTTCACGGCTGTtacattaacaaatttttaaatgcaacttctttaaaaaaaatgttaactactgatagttttatataaaattgaaaacattacatttttgttcagacttaaataacgaataatataaagtatttttcttatacatataatgttgcaccaagaaaaattcttgaaatgaattattaactTACAAATATAACCGATTGTTACCATATCGTAGTAGTGAACGATTGGGATAAAtgatcatttttaaatttattgaaagatcgaataaaattctcgaggaaaaaagagagaaattttcGTATCGCGCGCGCGTACACGCGTTCGAGCTTGCCTCCACCACAATAAATGCTACAGGTGCTTGGTCTTACAAATCATAAATAATCATAATGCATGGTAACAactaataatgtaaaaattggtACATGACCTATAGAAACTGTGAAGGtagataaaaattctaaataaatttcgtaaaaaaaaaaatacaaaaatagaaaaaactgtttatgtgAAAATATGATACAAAAGAGTATGTAAAACGTTTGATTCTGTTCacaaattaagaattatttcttatgatatacgatttaaaatttttattacaaaattttttttgtcAAGGATAACACGAtcattatgaatatatttactgCTCATGCCGCACTTTTCTCTGAAATGAGCGAGGAAATGATAAAAGAGCGTCATGgcaagaatataataaatacatataccgTTACTGCATTTGAATAAAAACGTAAACGATTTGTATCATATGAATGAATCGAACGGTAGCTCTACTTGGAACCCTGAAGCCATTACATTTGATACTATGCGACTCGGGTCTCAAGATAAGCCACTATTACTCCAGCAGAAGGATCggggaaagaaaattaatgccACTTGATGTCATTCTTTATTAGTAGGCTGTATTTATTTGCAACCGGTATTGCAaggaaacaaacaaaaaaagtTTAACGgcatttttaaacaatttgtgATATACCTTGTAAAGATTTATcacaaaagaaattatttgtatgGATAGATGTAATAAGTTACAGATTGTATTTAGTCATACATAGTTGTATGTGATAAGATTACGTGTAATGAGGAAAGTGCTTAAAAGTCGTAAGATATCAAAGTAATAATGGTATCTAAAATAAAGCTCTGCAACTCAATGTTTTATAAACTGTTCGTTTGTTATACGAGAATCCTAAATTTAACAAGTTTTTACAGTATAAGTAATTTTGGACGTAAATAAGTACAGCTAAGGttgaaaaaatgatatatctTTTCTGTTATATATCAATATTCGGTCGATTAAGAAAGGTAATTTCAGACAAGAATAAGCAAACAAGAACAATTCGTTATCTTTCTAAATTAGtcacaataaaattaagaattcgtGAACAATATTTGAAGGATGAATTAGACAATTGTAAGAACTATATAGTATGAAGTTTTATTGTGTGTGCTATACAAATTTATCATtcaaagttttaaatataagaattcTGTAATAAGGGTTTTTTAAGTGCTCGAAATGTTTGGGAAGATATGTTTCTTTTTGTGTTAATACACCACAAATagaagtaatataaaaaaaacttatgtttattattacagtaTAGAGATAACACAATTTTATATCAGAAAGTAATCGATTGCAAGACAAGTCTCTTGTTCTCTCTCTAGAATTTCATTTGACCtgaagaagaattaaaaactaaattttgTAAGCTGTTGTACGATGACATTAATCTTATAAGTTGTCAAGGATCATGTGACATAGTTGTGAGTACTGAGTACGTAATTACGGAATGGTCCATCACGCGTGTTTGAATGAGTGGATGCATAAGTTAAGAGTTCTATcagttattcattataacgacaaaaatatgtaaagagTTTAATAATActtactaataaaataaagaatgcCACTATAACGATGCTTAATATTTCCGGTAGGATTACGATATATGAATAGCTAACAACTTTTTTCTctaatattgatttttcatattgattttttactttttaaagaTATGAAATAGTAACCATTATTTAGTCGAAGGCGTATAGGAAAATGTTACGactgaatttataaaaattagacAGTCTAGGTATTTTGCTTGTTATAGTAATATAGTTTTATAGCAATCGTATTTAATAGTTAAGCAGTAACCAGTTAAGATAATTTCATAACAGTtactaattataaaattcaaattttgttttaagatataaatttggAACAGATGTaatcgaaaatgtaaaaatatttagcaaTTAGCAAATGACTATatgaatttcaataatttcaaatttcatttttagcATTTCTGTAGCATTCAAAATTAaagttgtatattattttacttaaaatacaTCGAACCTAATGTAAGCGCTATCTCTGTCAGAAGAAACGAACCTGTTCATCTTATTGCTCTATTGGTAACTTTGAAGAGCTTATCAATTTCTACGAATCGATTACGTTGAAAACAATTAAACTCAGTTGAATTAATTGTTcttgttaaatattcaattaatgtccaaatacgaataaatggttttctaaaataatttcagtttTAAGTTTGTTGAAACGAGCTACAGGAGTAGCATAGCATGTACTACTCTGACAGGGAGAGTTTGCCAATTGTTTGGTTTTGTTTCGGATTGCgagtatatacataaacaaaaatgatTCTGTCCACTTTGCAATTTGCAGTAGGATCCTTAACAAGAAGTACGATATTGTCTAATGGGAAATTTACGGTATTACCGTATTTGAAATTCACTAATGTTCGAGATGTACACATAACCTCAAATAATATGAGGGAATTTCGAGCTGGAAGTAAAAAAGTAAGAGCTGATGATGGAGGGAAACATGTAATTATGGATGGAGAAAAAACAACCGATATAACTAGTGCAAgtgaattgtaaatatttaatttcatactgCATAAGCACCACATTTATATCATAGCTTTGTGTAATATGTTGTATCTTCTTGTAGATAACTACGCATATTagtttaatataatgtttacAAAATGTCCATTTCAGGAACTCGTTATTTCCTGATACTTCTACACCGTATAAGCTTTTCGATGGTATAAGATACGATcacttatatattattaatattaagtcAACTCCTAACAACACGATAATGTCCCTTACCGATTACAAAGGAAAGTTTTATTGTAGGAGTATTGTTTCATCGATATCATTTGTATAATTCTATCGTAAccaatgatatttttataggaaAGGGAAAGATGTTACATTCGGCTGGAATAGAaggttttaaaaatacaaagaaggGTACTAACATTGCAGCGCAACAAGCTGCAGTTACATTTGGAACggtaagaaaaatttcttgatattatgtttactcaaatttttgtaactttttatGTCCTTCTAACGTGCTTTACATTTTCATAGCGTATTCTTAACAGCGGTATCAAAATAGTCAGATTAAGAATACAGGGAATTGGACCCGGCAGAATGGTAGGTGAAATgcataaattaaatctttttgtcaaaatatacagaatgttTTAAAAAGGTAGTGTCAACCTTTAACAACGTATAGTATTCTCCAAAAAAAGCAAACTGACCTGTCCCAAATCTTTTGAacattttgcatatatattcTTTCAATGACTACTTTTACATCCATTCAGGGTGCCATGAAAGGTCTTCAGCTAACAAACCTACAAGTTGCTTCTATCACAGACGACACTAGAGTATCGTGGAACCCTCCAAGACCAAGGaaacaaagaagaatataatttatgatatatattatgatGTATTCGGAAGAttaattcgtattaaaatgtaaattttgtacataattacgtgttaattatattattaaattacaatactCTCGTGGCAGtttgattataatatataatatcttatctgatataattgtaatacAAATATTGACTAGATAAAGAGacgaatttcataaattatttatgcttACAGCAATGGCTTCgctaaatttaattaacaactgTATTCTATAAATCTATAGTCTTGTTGCAATGAACGAAATTTGTATTACAAATCACGtcttatactttatattagTTTTCTACATCTATCTTTTAAAGTAAGttcttaataatttaagaatCTCCATTAAGACTAATTCAAGCATTGGTTTCTAGCTTCGAAATTTCTTCAACGAAAAGAATACGTTACATATTTGACGAGATCGATCTTCTTATGGTACttcgctctttctctttaaatACACTAAGAGAAAATGCGTTTCCAAGTGTATACAGACAGTTTCGCGGAAAGTGAAGCGAATGGAAAGCTTCGagtttcgttttatcgtaGTACGTGTTGCGTGATCCAGGGTATGTATTCCGAGACTCTAGTGTATACACCCGGAAGTCGTGGTCGAGCGCAACCCACTCCTGATGAGAC
Above is a genomic segment from Bombus pascuorum chromosome 9, iyBomPasc1.1, whole genome shotgun sequence containing:
- the LOC132910359 gene encoding exportin-1, producing MATLAEQASKLLDFNQKLDITLLDNIVGCMYTGIGEQQRVAQEVLTTLKEHPNAWTRVDTILEYSQNQQTKYYALQILEQVIKTRWKVLPRNQCEGIKKYIVGLIIKTSSDPETMEASKVYLNKLNMILVQVLKREWPKNWESFIGDIVGASKTNESLCQNNMAILKLLSEEVFDFSSGQMTQTKAKHLKDTMCSEFSHIFHLCQFVLDNSQNVQLVAVTLETLLRFLNWIPLGYIFETKLISTLVFKFLNVPIFRNITLKCLTEIAGVTVTTYDDVFVMLFVNVMRQLEQILPLDTNIREAYAAGGDQEQNFIQNLAIFLCTYLKEHGQFIEKKQLNELLLKALHYLVLISEVEEVEIFKICLEYWNALAMDLYRANPFAPPTPLFMVKNMTLPSRRLFYCPVLTKVRYIMISRMAKPEEVLVVENENGEVVREFMKDTDSINLYKNMRETLVYLTHLDYMDTERIMTEKLQNQVNGTEWSWKNLNALCWAIGSISGAMHEEDEKRFLVTVIKDLLGLCEQKKGKDNKAIIASNIMYVVGQYPRFLRAHWKFLKTVVNKLFEFMHETHDGVQDMACDTFIKIALKCRRHFVTPQTGELVPFIEEILSTISSIICDLQTQQVHTFYEAVGYMIFAQTDTVMQEELIERYMLLPNQVWDDIISQASKNVDVLKDQEAIKQLTSILKTNVRACKALGHPYVIQLGRIYLDMLNVYKVMSENISAAIALNGEVVMEQSLIKSMRVVKKETLKLISEWVSRTTDRQMVLDSFLPPLLDAVLLDYQKTEVHCAREPEVLSAIATIVNKLECYITSEIPKIFDAVFECTLEMINKDFEEFPEHRTNFFLLLQEVNVSCFSAFLIIPPAQFKLVLDSIIWAFKHTMRNVADIGLQILYQLLQNIEISAPDAQNFYQTYFTDILQHIFSVVTDSSHIAGLNMHATILAYMFSLVELGRIKVPLGPVPDNTLYVQEFVARLLKTAFPHLTDNQIKITVQGLFNLNQDIPAFKEHLRDFLVEIREYTGEDDSDLYLEERETALRLAQEEKRLQQMAVPGILNPHEIPEEMQD
- the LOC132910363 gene encoding small ribosomal subunit protein uS11; protein product: MILSTLQFAVGSLTRSTILSNGKFTVLPYLKFTNVRDVHITSNNMREFRAGSKKVRADDGGKHVIMDGEKTTDITSASELNSLFPDTSTPYKLFDGIRYDHLYIINIKSTPNNTIMSLTDYKGKFYCRSIMLHSAGIEGFKNTKKGTNIAAQQAAVTFGTRILNSGIKIVRLRIQGIGPGRMGAMKGLQLTNLQVASITDDTRVSWNPPRPRKQRRI